The Elusimicrobiota bacterium nucleotide sequence TTCCGTGGAAAGTCCCCCCGAGCAAAAAAAGACTCCCGCCATTCGGTTCGGACTGGTGGCGGTGAAGAACGTCGGGGAGGGGGCGGTCGCGTCTGTTTTGGAAGCCCGCCGGGGGGGGCCGTTCCATTCCCTTGGGGATTTTTGCTCCCGGGTGGACACCCGTCAAGTCAACCGTAAGGTTTTGGAATCGCTCATTAAGGCGGGGGCGTTTGATGGGTTTCGTCCGGTGTTGGGGGAAGAGAGTGACGCGGTTCGGATGCCGGAACTCTGTCGCTGGCGGGCCCAACTCTTGTTTGATGTGGATGGAGCCCTCAGCCGTTCCTCGAGTGCGCGGGAAGAGGCGTCCGTGGGCCAAGGGGCCCTTTTTGACATGGGAACCGTGGCCCAGGCCAAACCCGCTCCTCGGTCGAACGGGGCCGCGCCGGTTGTGGCCCCCTGTTCCGAACACGAACTTTTAGCGAATGAAAAAGAAGTGCTTGGGTTTTACTTGTCCGGCCATCCGCTGGCGCGCTTTCGCAAAGAACTTTCCAGTTACACCACCCACACTCTCGGGACGTTGCCGGAATCCGGAACCGTTCGTGTGGCGGGAATGATTGTGAACACGAAAAAGACCATCACGAAAAACGGGAACGCCATGAGCCGTTTTAAGTTAGAGGATTTGGATGGAGAATTGGAATGTGTTGTTTTCCCGAAGACGTATACCCCGGACGTCGCCAAAGTGTTGGTGGCCCATGAAATGGTGGTGGTGAAAGGCCGTGTGGAACTTCGGGCGGACGACAAAAATTTGCTGGTGGAAGAAGTGGTGGCGCTTAAAGAGTCCCGGGCCCGGTTCGTTAAACGGTTGGTTCTCAAACTCGCGACGGCGGGCCTCGAGGACGAACTGGTCGGAAAGATCCATAAAATTTGTGCGGGACATCCTGGCCCTTGTCGGGTGTGTTTCGAACTGGACACCCCAACGCATGGGGCTTTTCGGCTGGTTTCGGATTGTGCCGTGGCCCCCACGGACGGGCTTCTGACGGAACTCCAAAACCTTGTGGGGAGAGACCGCGTCGAATTGCAGGCCTAACCTCCACCGATTCCCATTTTGTATAATCGTCGTCGGCGGCCTTGGGGTGCGCCTTTTTTTATTTAAGGAGGAAGAGACCCGTGAAGGACTATTGTGTGGCGGTGGTGGGGGCTGGGGCGGTGGGGGTCGAGATGGTTCGACTTTTGAAGAAACGTGGATTTCCCATGAACGAATTACGGGTTTTGGCCCGGAGCGAACGAACGTTGGTGGTGGATGGGGAGACCTATCCGGTTCGGGTAACCACGCCTGAGGCTTTTGCGGGGGTGGACGTGGCCCTTTTTGCGGGAACTGAGGGAGAGAAAGGGGCGGCCGTGACCTTTGGGAAAGAGGCCATTTCCCGTGGGGCGGTGGTCATTGATAATGGGGCGGATTTTCGAATGGACCCCCAAGTTCCTCTCGTGGTCCCTGAAGTCAATGGGGACGCGCTGAAAAATCATCGGGGAATCATTGCCAATCCCAATTGTACGACGGCGGTCCTTTTAATGGGATTGGCTCCTTTGCATCGGGTGTTTGGTGTCAAACGTGTTGTCGTGTCCACCTATCAGGCTGTCTCGGGCGCGGGTGGGAAAGCGATTGAGGCTCTTCGGGATCAGGCCCAAAAAGTTTTGGATGGACAGGAAATAACCGATTTGGGTGGGTTTCCCAATCTCATTGCGTTTAACGTTCTCGCCAACAATTGGAAGATTGAAGAGAAGGGTTATTCCAATGAAGAATGGAAAGTGATTAAGGAAACACACAAGATGCTCGACCCTGAAATTCAAGTGTCCGTTACAACGGTTCGGGTGCCCACGGCCATTGGCCATGGGGAATCCGTGTGGATCGAAACAGAAAAACCGATCTCGGCCGAATCGGCCCGTGCTGTTCTGATGAAGGCGCCCGGGGTCCGTGTGGTTGACGAGGATTCTCCTCTTGACGGGGTGGCGTGTCCCATGCCTATTTTGGCCGCGGGTCGGGAAGAGACATTGGTGGGGCGAATTCGGGGAGACCTCTCCAGCGATAACGCCTTGTCCTTCTGGGTGGTGGGTGACAACTTGTGGAAGGGCGCCGCGCTTAACGCCATCCAAATTGCGGAGACTCTCATCGCTAGGGGATGGCTAAAACCAATTCCCACCCCATGAAGGTGCTTCTGTTGGGGGCCCAGGGGCAATTGGGTACCGAGCTTGTTCGAACAAATCCTGGACACGACCTTCACGCGCACACCCGCGCCGAGGCCGACCTCACGGAGGAACGTTCCCTCGTCGACTGTGTTCGTTTGGAGGCTCCGGAAGTGGTGGTCAATACCGTGGCCTTTAATCAAACAGAACGGTGTGAAACGGAACCTCATGCCGCATGGGTGGTGAACACACTTGTCCCACGAACCTTGGCCCGGGTTTGCGGCGAAGTGGGGGCTCGGCTGGTTCATTTCTCAACTGATTTTGTTTTTGATGGAACCAAAGGGTCTCCTTACGTTGAATCCGACGCGCCCCACCCGATCAATGTTTACGGCCTTACAAAATATGGGGGAGAACGGTTTGTTCTCGCCGCATCCGGGCGCAACCTGGTCTGCCGGACGGCGGGACTTTACGGGAAAGTGGGGTCTCGGATCAAAGGGGGAAACTTTGTTCAAGCGATTCTTTCCCGTGCGGAGAAGGGGGAACCCCTTCGGGTGGTGAACGATATTTCCCTGTCGCCCACTTCCGCTGAGGATTTGGCGGCCCAAACGTGGGCGCTCGTGGCCCAATCGGCGGCCGGCGGGGTGTATCATATGACCAACACGGGGGGGTGTACATGGTTTGAGTTCGCTCAAGTGATTCTTCAGGCCCGTGGCCTCTCCGCCAACCTTTCCCCTATTCCTTCGACCCAATGGCCCAGTATCATGCGGCGATCCCCCGACACGCGACTGGTTTCCGAACGACTTTCTTCCCTTGGGATCAAACCCCTCCGTTCTTGGCGTGAAGCCCTCACTTCCTATTTAAAACAAACGGTCTCTTCCTAAAACAACGACCCGGTTCTAGAAATCACTCCCTGGGAAAAGATGGAAAATAGTCTTTGACTTTCCTAGCCTGATTTTTCAATATATCCGAGTCGACGATGACGGAGAGAGGCTCGAAAAATGAACCCAAATTCTGGGCACTGCGCTAAAGAGGTCATGGACATCCGGGAGCTGTCTGGGTATCTGGGTATTGGAAAATCAAAGATTTATGGACTCATCCGTCAGCGCAAGATCCCCGCTTCTCTTATTGGTCGTCAATACCGGTTTTCAAAAGAAGTGATCGATTCTTGGTTACGGGAAAGTTTGATCACCCATCCGACTGAACCTCAGGGATGATTGTTTGAGAAGCGACCCTGATTTTTATGCTTTTTGTCGACGGTGGAGGGGGGGACCGTCGGTCGACGGAAGAGAGCGTTCCTATCGACGGAAACACCCCTTGCAATTTTTTTCTAAAATGCTACAGTGTGGTCCCGAGAGGGAATATATTGTTAAAACAGGGAGGTGACTCACATGGCACAAAAAGTCGCGAAAGCTGGAATCAAAAGAGAAGATGGGTTTCTTTACTTCATCGACAAAGAGGGTGATGTATCCCGGGCGAAAATGGCCCGTGGTGGAAAAAAAGGTGGCAAACCTCAAAAAGTGACAAAAGTGGGCGTTAAAAAAGAGAAAGGCTTCCTGTATTTCCTGGACAAACAGGGGGACGTCTCTCGCGCCAAGATGGTCCGCCGCTAAACGGCAGACTCTCCGTGCGCCTTTGGCGTACGGACTCATTGACGCAGGGCGCGGGGGCTTTTTCGGTCCCTTTTCCAGCGTCTTTCAAGAACCCCGCTCTCCTCCATTAGGTCCACCTAAGGAGGGGGGCGGGGTTCGTCCTTTGCCCAGAATAACTCCGAGGGAGAAAAGAAGGGGTGGAAGTCGTTCCCGTTGGTCCCCTTGCAATTCCAGAACCCCCTCTTTCAGGGCGCCTCCCGTGCCTAATTTTTTCTTTAATGTAGAAAGGAGGGATAATTTTCCTTCCGGGTGCATCCGGAGGCCAGACACAAGCGTTACCATTTTCCCTCCACGACCCGATTTTTCAAAACGGAGGGATACGAGATCCGTTGTCATGGGGTTATTTTTCCAAAAAAGACCTGAACCCGCAACGACGTAAACCATAAACTTTCTGGATTTCCTAAAATACCTATCCATGAATTCATTTTCATTAGCGATAATGGCTGCTTTTTTTTGGGGGTTGTCGGCCATCATAGAGAAGTGGGGACTTCGTCACGTGGATCCGGCGGCCGGGGTTGTGGCGCGAACCTTGGGTGTTCTCCTGGGGATCATGGTTTTTATGGCCGTTTCACCCGACCTCCCTCGACGGTTTTTGGAGATGGACGGGCGAGCGAAACTGGCTTTGATGGGGGGGGGCTTTTTGGCCAGTGTGGTGGCCCAGATGTTTTTTTATCGCGCCTTGAAGATCGGTGACGTGGGGCGCGTGGCGGCGGTGGGGGGGGCCTGGCCAGTTTTTGCTTTCGCGTTAAGCATTTTGATTTATCACGAATCGCTCACACGTGGGAAACTCTTGGGGGTTCTTCTCGTAACGGTAGGTGTGTTTTTATTGAAATAGGTTCGACGGATATCGGGGTGTCCCCGGGATCCTCTGAAGACGAAAACAAACAATCGGAGGTTTAAGATGGCACAAGAATTTTCGTTCGATGTGGTAAGCAAAGTGGATCTGCAGGCCATGGATAACGCGGTGAATTCGGCCCTACGGGAGATCACCACCCGGTTCGATTTTAAGGGAAGTGTGAGTCGGATGGAGCTGGATAAAAAAGCGGAGACCCTAACGCTTTATTCGGACAATGAGGGAAAGTTGAAAAGCGTGGTGGACATCCTTCAAAACCGTTTGGTGAAGCATGCTCTTTCGTTAAAAGGATTGGACTACGGTCCCGTTCTCGCCGCCGAAGGAGGAACCGTTCGTCAGGTGGCCAAAATCGTCCAAGGGGTGGCTTCCGAGAAGGCTAAGGAAATGGTTCGGGCCATTAAAAACGCCAAACTCAAAGTTACGCCATCGATTCAGGGGGACCAATTGCGGGTTACGGGGAAGTCCAAGGACGACCTTCAATCCGCCATGGCTCTCTTGAAGGGGCAAGATTTTGGTTTAGCCCTTCAGTTTGTGAATTTTCGGTAGGCGTTTCTGACGGACGTTTCCTCATGCCGAATCCCCCGCTGAAGCGGGGTCTCTGGATCCTGGTTCTGGGGGTCCTTGTGGCTCTGATTTCAGGGGTCCTCTATTTCCTTCATGTGGTTTTGGTTGATGATCGCCAAATCCCTTTTCCTCCCTCTGGGAAGGATTCCCCTCCCCTTCTCCAACAAAGTTTTTTGAATTGGACCCATTTCTTCCCAGCGGATAGTCCTTCCTCAAAGACAATTTCAGGAGATCAGTTCCCCCCCCTTGTGATCAAGCATCCCGAAGTGAATTTTCGCTGGGTGGATGAAAAGTCTGGTGTGGCTCAGGTGACACTGGTTGACCCACCCGGCCAAACGCGGTTGTTCGCCCTTGTGGCGGAGGCCGGGAGCTCCTATATTTGGACGGGAAAACTTAGACCGGGGACCGTCCTTGAATTTCGCACCGGAATTCTTTCGGAAGGGGTTACGTTCCGATTTCGTATCGACCTAGAGGATGAAAAGGGTCAATTCCACCCGTTGTATTCTCAATTCTCTCGTGCTCTTTCTTCCCTATCCACGGACCGGTGGGTCAACAGGCTTCCAGCCTATTGCCGTGCCCTGATGCGGAACAGGGGGGCAAGGGATGCTCAATGGACTCCCGCCCGTGTCGACCTTTCGGCATGGGCGGATCGTAACGTTCATCTGTTTTTGCGGGTGGAGGCTCCCCACGAGACTTCCTTGTCCAACCGTGGCCTGGCTTTTTGGGGGGGGCCGGTCCTTCAGTTTCCCGCCGTTGAGATGCAATCCGTTCGGCGACGGACCTCCCAGTCTCTTCCTGAGAAAGATGTTGTTCTCGCTGTGCTGGAAACGACCCCTGATCAGACGGGAGCTCCGGACATCGTTTTTGGAAAAGATTTCACCCGTTTTGAAGATTTCCTCCGGAGGTCAACCCTCTTTTCTCGGTTCTACACGGTGGACACCCGTTTGCCGGAATCTCTCCGAGGACTTCTTTTTCCTTCTTCCGTACCCTGGCCGACCCTCTTGCAGGAGCGGGGTTACCAGACGGTTGCGGTCGGCGCGTTCACTGAAGAGATGATGTCGGTTCTCTCGGAAGCAGGATTTGATGAAATTCATCAGGTGCCTCATAACGGAGAGGATTCCGTTCGCGCGGCGGGCCGCGCGGTGGAATGGGTGAGAGACCGGGGGCGACGACCACGCTTGATTTTGGTTTTTTTTCGCGATATGCCTTTGAACCGAATTTCCCCTGTTCGCTTTTGGTCGTTTTCCATCAGCCATTTCCCCTGGTCTTCCGTGCGTTGGGTCCTGTGGCGCCGGGCCAGCGATGCTTCCTATCGGGATGATTATGTGGGTCGATTGATGGAGGAATTGGATCCTGAGGCTGTGGTGGGCATGGTCTCTTTACGGGGTGTGGTTCAGGAACCCACCCCGGTGCGTTGGTCTGAAACGGAACGCCGGGGGAAAGTGTTTCTCGATGATATGGGGATGGGACTTCGCGAAAGCGAAATTCGAACCCTGTTTGCTCTCCGTCACGACGCGCGTTTGGGACCCCAGCTTCAACGTGCCCCCGGGCAGAGCGTGAATGTGGGGCCTCTCCTTTTAAGTGCCCTCGACATCCCTCTTTCGACCGAAAAGCGGCGTCCCTCAATAAGAGGAAAGTCCACCCTGAGGGAGGATGCCACGGACCCCTGGTTGGTACGCTCTCCGTGGGCCAAGGCGGTGATTGTGGACAGCCGTTTCAAATACATTCGGCATGGCCCTCCCCGTGTGCACACCGTCAAGCGATGGGGACGCCCCGTCCAGAGGCGGTGGACCGATTTCCCGGCGGAAGAAGTTTTTGATCTTTGGAGTGATCCCGAAGAACAGCACAATCTTGTTCGCTCGCGGCGTCATCTGTTGGCTCGCCTGAGGGACGTGATGGAGGATTTGGCCCCAGATCCTGTGGATATCCGGTTCGGGTTCCTCAATCCGAAGGGGGATCGGTTGCGGGGCGTGGTCACCTGCTCAGGGGGAAAACTCGTGAAGGTGGGGGGGACTTTTCCTTTCGAGCATCGCGGGGATTATGAATTTTCATTTTCAACGGATTTGTCTTCCGGGACGTTCACGTTCGGGACTTTTCCTCCCGACTCTTCCTACAGTTTCCGTTTTCATGTGAACGGACGTCCCCTCCCTTCAAGTCAACTTCTCGTTTCTCGATGGGGGTTGCCGTTTTTTGAATCGACATGGAACGAGTGGCATGACAAAACAAATTTCGGCTGGATGGAAGGGTGGGCCCCCCCTCCCGCTTCGCTCTCCCCAGTGGGTTCGCTGGGGCGGGTTCCTTTGACGGGGAATGAAGGCAGCGGAACGGAACTTCCATGACATGGCAAGGGGCATTGAAAGGATCACCGGACCTTCTCAAAGGATGGGTTTTAGCCAGTGGGCGGGACGCCGTGGCCAGTACGCGGGCTTCTATTGTTTCTACCGAAGGACGGGCCGGGATCACGGTTTTTGTCGCCTTATGGGTGATGGGACGGCTCACGGCTGGGGGATGGAGTGTCTGGGGGCCTGAACTGGGCGGCGACATTCTTCCCATTGTTTCGAGCTGGTACCCGGGGGAGCGGGTTCTGGGTCAGGTGATCCTCTTTGTATCCCATGTTTTTTTGGGGGTCCTTTGGGGTGGAATCGTTAAGAATTGTTGGGGTGGAATTCGTCACTTTTGGCCCCGGGTGGGGGCCGACCGGTTTACCCCCTGGACGGTGGGAGTGACGTCCGGGGTCCTCATCCTCTGTTTTCATGGGGCCTGGTTGCTTAGGGACCTGTCCCGCCATCCGGCGCTTTATCAAGAAACCCTATTGGCCCCACACCGTTTCGGTTGCTGGCTCCATGGGATTTCTTTTGGAGTGATGTTATCCCACCTGAATGGACTTGTGGTTATTGGGATGGGGCTCGTTCTGGGTGTCGCGTTCTTCCATTTAATCGATCAGGTTTTTTCATGGTTTATGAAATTTTCCCGTCCGACCCGTGTGGCGATTGGAGTTTTGGGAGGGGCTTTGGTGCTGTTCGCGTTGGGAATCCGCTTTGTGGTGTGGACTCAGGACACGCACAACGAGGGGCCGAACTTGATTTTCATTTCCATCGATGGGTTGCGGGCAGACCATTTGAACCAAATCCCCGAAAGTGGGCCAGGGTCTACCGTTCGTTGGAACCGTGGTTTGGCCCGCGCGGTGCCTCCTTCCAACGGGTTGCCCACGACCCTCGCCACGGCCTTATCGGGCCGCTCTCCACTCCGGCATGGGGTTCGACACGATTTCCCTTCCAGCATGGACACCGCTCCTGATCCGGAGAGTCTCCCCGGGTGGCTACGGCAGAACGGCTGGACCACGGTCCTCTTGGCCGATGGGCCCGGGGACTACCTGGCACGAATGGGCGACGGGTTTGATGTGTCCCGCGTGGCGCCCCGTGGTTTAGGGGCGCGCTTTTTTCGCCGACAGATAGAGAGATCCCCCCATTTATTGCCATACCTTTCGGGACGGTTGGGGCGTCGGATCCCTTTTCTCAGGGGATCTCCGTTTTTGTCAGACCCCCATATTCTTGTTCGGGAAATGGGGGATGTTTTGGGCGTGCTTCGAAAACAACCCCGATTTTTCCTCTGGGCACATTTTTCGTCGCCCGGTCCTCTGGTTCCAGTGGTTTCCCCTGGGGCGGCGAAACGTTTGGTGGCGGACGGGACGGGGTTTTTCCGTCGTCCTGGAGAGGGCTGGTCGGGGGACCCTCTCGCGGGATCCGATTGGCCTCGCGTGAAGCGGCTGTATGAAGAAAATCTCAAAGAAGTTCTGGGTTCACTTGAGCGCTTGGTTCAATCGTTGAAGGATCGTGGATTGGACCGAACGACAACGGTAATGCTTTGGTCGCCGCGACCCGCACTCTTATCCGCTGAAGAAGAAGCCGACGCTCGCGCCCTCAAGGGGCCCTCTTTTTTTGAGGCTCCTTTGACGGCGGTTTCCTTGGATCCGCGTTCGGGGGGGGCTCTGTTTTCAGGTTTGGGGCGGACGGTGGATGTGGCCCCAACCGTGGCGCGGCTTTTGGGTCTGCCCCCCTCCCCCGGGTGGGAGGGGGTTTCCTTAACGGAGGAGTTTCCTCGTGGGGAGCAGGGAATCATTTATTCGGAAACATCTTCGATTCCCTTTGTCCAGGTATCATCAGGCGCGGCTTCGGTGGTTCCCCTTTTGGTGGAGGATCGGGAGGCGGCTGGGCATCTCCGGGTGCGTCCGGCCTGGGAAGATCCTCTCCTCATTTTTCGGGATCGCGCGATGCAATGGGGGAACGAACGTCTTGTTTATCACCCAGAAAAGACCGGAGTTTCCTTTGACTATTACAACTTAACAGAGGATCCGGAGGCGCGAAAGAATTTAGCCGAGACCCGTTCCGGGAAGGCCCGTGTTCGGGTTCTTCGTGAAGTATTTTTCCGCTATTTGTCTCAGGAATCTGGGTGGCGTCCGCAAAACGATTTCTGGATTCCTGAGGCTTTCCTGCGGGAAGAATGGGAGGAGGATCTTTCCCTATTAAAGAGGTAAGGACGCGGCGTCCTGGAGAGGGAGGGGGCCTGTGTCTCGAATTCGGAGGCCTCGTTTTTGGACAGCGTCCAGGTAAATCGAAGGGGGGAACGCACGTTCCAAGGGGGCCACTCCCAAAACTCGAACGGTTCTCGACACCAGCATCTCAAGGGCAATCGCGGCTGGGAAGGCGGTGGCCCGTTGCATGGCGGAAAACCCCGTGAGGGGATCTTCGAATTCCAATACCTCATACACTATTTCCGTCGGTTGTCTCGCCCGCGTTCCTCTTACCGTTACTTGTAAAATGACCATATCCCGAACCTCCGGGTGGGAGAGGCGGTCTTGAGCCAACGCCAAAAAAAGGTGTTGGGGAATGACAGGGTTCCCATCCACAACGATGGATTTTTCATCGAGAAGCCCCAGTTGCTTGAGGGCGAGTATCTTGTCGAAATGTCCGGGATATCGGAGTGTCTTAGAGCTGTAACGCCGGACTCTCCCTTCGTAGGTCCACGGGGCGGTGGAAGTGGCCCCGGCGGTGACGAAGGCTTCCAGGGTTCCTATGGGAGCCGGAAAGACAATTTCTTCTTTTTCTGAAAACGCCTGTACCTGTGTCACCTGACCATTTGTCAGCTGGATGGCTGTTCCGAAATAGTTTTTCAGCATCCCTTCCAGGTTAAATACTTTTTTATACCCGAGGGGGGGGGTGTCGTGTTCGGGGAGGCCGCCACAGAGAATTTTGACCTCTTCCACTCGATCCATAAGCGAAATCCCTTGGGCCGCCAAACTGTTACAAAGTCCAGGCGCGAGACCGCAATCGGGGGTTAGCGCAATGCCCATCTTTTGGGCAGGACGGTCCAGGCGTAAAATGTCCTGGGTGGTTTCAAAATGGCCCCCGAAATCCACATAGTGGGCCCTGGCGGCGATGGCGGCACGGGCCACCGCTAAATTCAATGAACACGGGAGAGCGCTCAAGACACCGTCATGCCCACGCATCGCGTTGTAGAGGTCGGATTCGCGACGGGCGTCTAGTGCGACGGTGGTGAAGCGTGGCGGTCGGGTCCCCCGAGCGGTGAGGAGTTTTTTTATTCGCTGGGCGCCCGCGCGCGCGGCGGGGAAAGACGCGTCGGCTAGGGTTAATCGCGCGGTATCCCCGTTGAGCGCCAGATCAAAAGCCGCGGCGACTCCCATGGGGCCTGCGCCTAAAACGATATAGGATTTCCCGGCCATAGGTCTACGTCTTTTTCGGAAGAAGAGGGGTGATGTCTTTGGAGGGCATCGGACGACCGAGTAGATAGCCCTGGGCTTCTTCACACCCGTGATCTTTTAAGAATCTTAACTGATCTTCAGTTTCAACGCCTTCGGCGACAACCGTTAACCCCAGGCTGTGGGCAATGCCTATGATGGCGTGGGTAATGGCGGTGTTGTCCTTCACTTTCGGGACTCCTTGAACGAAACCACGATCGATCTTTAATGAGTTTAAAGGGAAAAGCCGAAGACAACTGAGGGACGAATACCCCACGCCGAAATCGTCGATGGAAATGCGGACACCCATCTCGCGTAAACTGCGAAGCAGTTTAACAGATTGGTCCACGTCATGCATAGCGGCCCCTTCCGTTATTTCAAGTTCCAGGGTATACCCCAAGGACGATATTTTGGTGAGGGCGGTGCCGAAAAGGGAGAGAACGTTTTGCTGTTGGAATTGTCGGGGGGACACGTTGACGGCGATCCCCACGGGGGCCCGACCCGCTTGGTGCCACGCTTGCGCTTGTTCGCAGACCCCGTTCAACACCCAATCGCCTAAGTTGAGGATCAACCCGGTTTCTTCAGCAACGGGAATAAATTCAAGAGGAGACACCATCCCTCGCTGGGGATGGTTCCAACGGATCAAGGCTTCGAGGCGAATGAGACGGGCGTCTGGAATGCTGAAAATGGGTTGATAATAAAGTTCCAATTCCCCCCGCGCGGCGGCGCGGCGGAGTTCGGTTTCGATCCGAAGTTTGGAGACCAAGCGCGAATAGGTTTCACGACTGAACAATTCCTGGCAATTTTTTCCACTCTGTTTGGCCCGTTGCATGGCGCTTTCCGCTTCGTTAAGGAGCCCTTCCGGGGTTGAGGCATCGGGGCTGTTCAGTGTAATTCCGAGGCTGGCGGTGACGCTGACTTCTTCGGGGCCCACATCGCAGGGGGTGGAAATTAAATCCCGCATTCGGTCAGCGAAGACCACCGCCGAACGATCGTTGGGAATGCCATCCAAAAGGATAGCGAACTCATCGTCCCCGAGTCGTGCCACCGTGTCTCCCGCGCGCGCGAAGGATCTCAACCGTGCCGCCACCGCTTGAAGAAGAAGATTGGCGGGCTCATGGCCCAGCCGTTCGTTCAATGAACTGAACCGATCCAAGTCGATGTAAATGACCGCGATGAGGTAACCGGCCTGACGTTTGACGCGGTCCAACACATTGCTCAGCCGATCCATGAAAAGTGTTCGATTGGCTAGGCCTGTCACTTTATCGTGGAATCCCTCATGGCGAAGCTGTTCTTCAGCTTCCTTGCGAGAGGTGATATCGGTTTGGGACCCCACAAGGCGGTACGTCGTTCCGTTTCCATCCCGAACGGCAATCCCGCGTGTCGACACCCACCGGTAGGTGTTGTCCCGGTGGCGGATGCGGTATTCGATTTCCAAGGTGTCATTTCCGGCTTCCCCCAGATGGATGAGCGCCCTCTTCACCAAATCCAAATCGTCGGGGTGGAGCCGATCCCACCATACGTTTGGGAGGTTATCCAGTTCTCCATCGTTATAACCCAAGATGCTTTTCCAGCGGGGGGACAAGTAAATGCGGTTGGTCGGGAGGTTCCAATCCCAGAGACCGTCATTCGCAGCGCGGGCCGCTAAGGCATAACGTTCTTCGGATGAC carries:
- a CDS encoding aspartate-semialdehyde dehydrogenase — translated: MKDYCVAVVGAGAVGVEMVRLLKKRGFPMNELRVLARSERTLVVDGETYPVRVTTPEAFAGVDVALFAGTEGEKGAAVTFGKEAISRGAVVIDNGADFRMDPQVPLVVPEVNGDALKNHRGIIANPNCTTAVLLMGLAPLHRVFGVKRVVVSTYQAVSGAGGKAIEALRDQAQKVLDGQEITDLGGFPNLIAFNVLANNWKIEEKGYSNEEWKVIKETHKMLDPEIQVSVTTVRVPTAIGHGESVWIETEKPISAESARAVLMKAPGVRVVDEDSPLDGVACPMPILAAGREETLVGRIRGDLSSDNALSFWVVGDNLWKGAALNAIQIAETLIARGWLKPIPTP
- the rfbD gene encoding dTDP-4-dehydrorhamnose reductase, with protein sequence MAKTNSHPMKVLLLGAQGQLGTELVRTNPGHDLHAHTRAEADLTEERSLVDCVRLEAPEVVVNTVAFNQTERCETEPHAAWVVNTLVPRTLARVCGEVGARLVHFSTDFVFDGTKGSPYVESDAPHPINVYGLTKYGGERFVLAASGRNLVCRTAGLYGKVGSRIKGGNFVQAILSRAEKGEPLRVVNDISLSPTSAEDLAAQTWALVAQSAAGGVYHMTNTGGCTWFEFAQVILQARGLSANLSPIPSTQWPSIMRRSPDTRLVSERLSSLGIKPLRSWREALTSYLKQTVSS
- a CDS encoding helix-turn-helix domain-containing protein, whose protein sequence is MNPNSGHCAKEVMDIRELSGYLGIGKSKIYGLIRQRKIPASLIGRQYRFSKEVIDSWLRESLITHPTEPQG
- a CDS encoding translation initiation factor, producing the protein MTTDLVSLRFEKSGRGGKMVTLVSGLRMHPEGKLSLLSTLKKKLGTGGALKEGVLELQGDQRERLPPLLFSLGVILGKGRTPPPSLGGPNGGERGS
- a CDS encoding EamA family transporter — encoded protein: MNSFSLAIMAAFFWGLSAIIEKWGLRHVDPAAGVVARTLGVLLGIMVFMAVSPDLPRRFLEMDGRAKLALMGGGFLASVVAQMFFYRALKIGDVGRVAAVGGAWPVFAFALSILIYHESLTRGKLLGVLLVTVGVFLLK
- a CDS encoding YajQ family cyclic di-GMP-binding protein, with product MAQEFSFDVVSKVDLQAMDNAVNSALREITTRFDFKGSVSRMELDKKAETLTLYSDNEGKLKSVVDILQNRLVKHALSLKGLDYGPVLAAEGGTVRQVAKIVQGVASEKAKEMVRAIKNAKLKVTPSIQGDQLRVTGKSKDDLQSAMALLKGQDFGLALQFVNFR
- a CDS encoding saccharopine dehydrogenase NADP-binding domain-containing protein, encoding MAGKSYIVLGAGPMGVAAAFDLALNGDTARLTLADASFPAARAGAQRIKKLLTARGTRPPRFTTVALDARRESDLYNAMRGHDGVLSALPCSLNLAVARAAIAARAHYVDFGGHFETTQDILRLDRPAQKMGIALTPDCGLAPGLCNSLAAQGISLMDRVEEVKILCGGLPEHDTPPLGYKKVFNLEGMLKNYFGTAIQLTNGQVTQVQAFSEKEEIVFPAPIGTLEAFVTAGATSTAPWTYEGRVRRYSSKTLRYPGHFDKILALKQLGLLDEKSIVVDGNPVIPQHLFLALAQDRLSHPEVRDMVILQVTVRGTRARQPTEIVYEVLEFEDPLTGFSAMQRATAFPAAIALEMLVSRTVRVLGVAPLERAFPPSIYLDAVQKRGLRIRDTGPLPLQDAASLPL
- a CDS encoding EAL domain-containing protein is translated as MNDALWEQEKNQNRLERNADYHTREIAKRSSHIQTIFETFPDVFFVVTQTGMIVEASGAALAEMGSPAKQWIGKTLAEFPNTEIGRRFQESLTRARKSLTTTTLEFAFLLNGGLVYYEARLRPTKHDQTIVLIRDMTARKTALEALKSSEERYALAARAANDGLWDWNLPTNRIYLSPRWKSILGYNDGELDNLPNVWWDRLHPDDLDLVKRALIHLGEAGNDTLEIEYRIRHRDNTYRWVSTRGIAVRDGNGTTYRLVGSQTDITSRKEAEEQLRHEGFHDKVTGLANRTLFMDRLSNVLDRVKRQAGYLIAVIYIDLDRFSSLNERLGHEPANLLLQAVAARLRSFARAGDTVARLGDDEFAILLDGIPNDRSAVVFADRMRDLISTPCDVGPEEVSVTASLGITLNSPDASTPEGLLNEAESAMQRAKQSGKNCQELFSRETYSRLVSKLRIETELRRAAARGELELYYQPIFSIPDARLIRLEALIRWNHPQRGMVSPLEFIPVAEETGLILNLGDWVLNGVCEQAQAWHQAGRAPVGIAVNVSPRQFQQQNVLSLFGTALTKISSLGYTLELEITEGAAMHDVDQSVKLLRSLREMGVRISIDDFGVGYSSLSCLRLFPLNSLKIDRGFVQGVPKVKDNTAITHAIIGIAHSLGLTVVAEGVETEDQLRFLKDHGCEEAQGYLLGRPMPSKDITPLLPKKT